From the Bacteroidota bacterium genome, one window contains:
- a CDS encoding GNAT family N-acetyltransferase gives MNSNFIIRELSKEEMLLQFPLLKQLSANAKKKDFRRILPEMLKQGYRMVGVFDGKKCIGISGFWIATKLYSDKYIEPDNVVIDKNYRSKGVGKKLFKWLEKEGKCNGCKTIMLDAYVENFSGHKFYWREGYTARGFHFLKRL, from the coding sequence ATGAATTCCAATTTTATTATCCGCGAACTTTCCAAAGAAGAAATGCTTCTTCAGTTTCCTCTCCTAAAACAATTAAGCGCAAACGCAAAGAAAAAAGATTTCAGGCGGATACTTCCTGAAATGTTGAAGCAGGGATATAGAATGGTTGGTGTGTTTGACGGAAAAAAATGCATTGGCATTTCCGGTTTCTGGATTGCAACAAAACTTTACAGCGATAAATACATTGAGCCGGATAATGTTGTCATAGATAAAAATTACCGTTCGAAAGGAGTCGGTAAAAAACTTTTCAAGTGGCTGGAAAAAGAGGGAAAGTGTAACGGTTGCAAAACAATTATGCTTGATGCGTACGTGGAAAATTTCTCCGGCCATAAATTTTACTGGCGCGAAGGATATACTGCAAGAGGTTTTCATTTTCTGAAAAGATTATAA
- a CDS encoding tungsten formylmethanofuran dehydrogenase: MRETETKIKISEEILLRAFELMCTAKAMTEIYDKNAQFTSKYVHATSRGHEAVQLALGLQLKPQDWLSAYYRDDSILLGIGMQPYELMLQLMAKRDDPFSGGRTYYSHPSLNRDDMPKIPHQSSATGMQAIPTTGVAMGIQYREKVFPPTDEKEKGVVVCSLGDGSITEGEVSEAFQMAVLKKLPILYFVQDNDWDISAHSDEIRAQDATEFAKGFHGLETRSIDGTDFFQSYKTIQEVLEIIRKERRPFLIHAKVPLLNHHTSGVRKEWYREDLEEQKLRDPFPRFRNKLIIEGFDKDELNAIEERVKKKVEEDYKRAKNSEDPRPEDLFTHAFAPTPITEEKGEREPKGKEKKVMVDSALFAIRELMEKHKECLLYGQDVGKRLGGVFREAATLAEKFGDERVFNTPIQEAFIVGSTVGMSAVGLKPIVEVQFADYIWPGLNQLFTEVARSCYLTNGKYPVSMILRVPIGAYGSGGPYHSSSVESIVTNIRGIKVAYPSTGADLKGLIKSAYYDLNPCVILEHKGLYWSKIKGTEDAKTVEPDEDYIIPFGKARIVQSAEKDASKSSITIITYGMGVYWAKNASKKFPDRIEIIDLRTLVPLDEETVFNSVRKHSRCLVVTEEPPQNSFAQALAGFIAEKCFESLDAPVRIIGSENLPAIPLNSTLEAAMLPNAEKVAKAMEELLNY, from the coding sequence ATGCGTGAAACAGAAACCAAAATTAAAATCTCCGAAGAAATTCTTCTTCGAGCGTTTGAGTTGATGTGCACCGCGAAGGCGATGACGGAGATTTATGATAAGAACGCGCAGTTCACTTCCAAATATGTTCACGCTACTTCGCGCGGGCACGAAGCAGTTCAACTCGCGCTTGGCTTGCAGTTGAAGCCGCAGGATTGGCTCTCGGCTTACTACCGTGATGATTCCATTCTTCTCGGAATCGGAATGCAGCCGTATGAATTAATGTTGCAGTTGATGGCGAAACGCGATGATCCTTTTTCAGGAGGAAGAACTTATTATTCTCATCCGAGTTTGAATCGCGATGATATGCCGAAGATTCCGCATCAATCTTCTGCAACAGGAATGCAGGCGATTCCCACTACGGGAGTTGCGATGGGAATTCAGTATAGAGAAAAAGTTTTTCCGCCAACGGATGAAAAAGAAAAAGGAGTAGTTGTTTGTTCTCTCGGTGACGGTTCAATCACTGAAGGTGAAGTTTCTGAAGCATTCCAGATGGCAGTATTGAAAAAACTTCCTATACTTTATTTTGTGCAAGATAATGACTGGGATATTTCCGCGCACTCGGATGAAATCCGCGCGCAGGATGCAACTGAATTTGCAAAAGGTTTTCACGGACTGGAGACACGAAGCATTGACGGAACAGATTTTTTTCAATCCTATAAAACAATTCAGGAAGTTTTGGAAATCATCCGTAAAGAAAGAAGACCGTTTCTCATTCACGCGAAAGTTCCGCTGCTGAATCATCACACATCGGGAGTTCGTAAGGAATGGTATCGCGAGGACTTGGAAGAACAAAAACTCCGTGACCCGTTTCCTCGCTTCAGAAATAAATTAATCATTGAAGGATTTGATAAAGATGAACTGAACGCAATTGAAGAACGCGTAAAGAAAAAAGTGGAAGAAGATTACAAGCGTGCAAAAAATTCTGAAGACCCGCGCCCCGAAGATTTATTCACTCACGCATTCGCGCCAACTCCTATCACCGAAGAAAAAGGCGAGCGCGAACCTAAGGGAAAAGAAAAAAAAGTGATGGTGGATTCTGCTTTGTTTGCGATTCGCGAATTAATGGAGAAACATAAAGAATGTTTGCTCTATGGACAGGATGTTGGAAAAAGATTAGGCGGAGTTTTCCGCGAAGCAGCAACGCTTGCAGAAAAATTTGGTGATGAAAGAGTTTTCAATACTCCGATTCAGGAAGCATTTATTGTTGGAAGTACCGTTGGAATGTCTGCGGTCGGATTGAAACCAATTGTTGAAGTTCAGTTTGCAGATTATATCTGGCCGGGATTAAATCAATTGTTCACTGAAGTTGCACGCTCGTGTTATCTCACCAATGGAAAATATCCGGTAAGCATGATTCTCCGCGTACCGATTGGCGCATACGGAAGCGGTGGTCCGTATCATTCTTCCTCGGTAGAAAGTATTGTAACAAACATTCGCGGAATAAAAGTTGCGTATCCATCTACAGGCGCTGATTTGAAAGGACTGATTAAATCTGCTTACTACGATCTGAATCCCTGCGTGATTCTCGAACACAAAGGACTTTACTGGAGCAAAATAAAAGGAACGGAAGATGCAAAGACGGTTGAGCCGGATGAGGATTATATTATTCCATTTGGGAAAGCGAGGATTGTACAATCTGCAGAAAAAGATGCAAGCAAATCTTCGATAACAATTATCACTTACGGAATGGGCGTTTACTGGGCGAAGAACGCTTCCAAAAAATTTCCGGATCGCATAGAAATTATTGATTTGAGAACTTTAGTTCCGCTCGATGAAGAAACTGTTTTCAATTCCGTTCGGAAACATTCACGTTGTTTAGTTGTGACAGAAGAACCGCCACAGAATTCTTTTGCGCAGGCGCTGGCGGGATTTATTGCAGAAAAATGTTTTGAATCGCTCGATGCTCCTGTGCGGATTATTGGCTCGGAAAATCTTCCCGCCATTCCGCTCAACTCCACGCTCGAAGCCGCCATGCTTCCCAATGCGGAGAAGGTGGCGAAGGCGATGGAAGAACTGCTGAATTACTAA
- a CDS encoding dihydrofolate reductase, with translation MKLFSALTLIVTIFLFSFSQTSKKKHPKPTTPAVAADTFKYNVEQFADIRILRYQVPGFEKLSLRQKELLYYLYEAALAGRDIFWDQNYKYNLTVRKTLEAIVSTYKGDKKSADWKKFMVYAKRVWFSNGIHHHYGMQKFLPECSKEYFTELIKNSSDMELPLAPHEKLDAFIAKIIPIIFDPNVAAKKVNLDTKFDLVESSATNFYEGVNEKEVTEFYKSMNKPDDKTPVSYGLNSKVTKVDGKVVEKVWKVGGMYSGALDKIVYWLEKASAIAENDAQKKALTLLIEFYKTGDLKKFDEYSIAWVHDTESAIDVVNGFIEVYGDPLGRKGSFESVVSVKDFEASKRIAAIGGQAQWFEDNSPLKPEHKKKNVKGISAKVILTVVESGESAPTTPIGINLPNANWIRQQHGSKSVNLGNIVYAYEKAKSPSLLDEFYINPEMNKRVKEFGALGGALHTDMHEVIGHASGQINPGVGDPSETLKNYANALEEGRADLVALYYILDKKLIEIGVMPSLEVGKAEYDNYITNGLLVQLARLKLGDNIEEAHMRNRQMIAAWCYEKGKKDNVIERKKSPEGKTYFVINDYEKLRTLFGELLKEVQRIKSEGDYNAGKTLIENYGVKVDAELHKEVLDRYNKVGIAPYAGFIQPKLIPVMSGDKITDVKIEYPSDFVQQMLEYGKKYSLLAVVN, from the coding sequence ATGAAATTATTTTCCGCTCTCACTTTAATCGTCACAATTTTTCTTTTCTCATTCAGCCAGACAAGCAAAAAGAAACATCCGAAGCCAACCACTCCGGCTGTTGCTGCCGACACTTTCAAATACAATGTCGAGCAGTTTGCCGACATACGAATTCTCCGCTACCAGGTTCCGGGCTTTGAAAAACTTTCGCTCAGGCAAAAAGAACTTCTTTATTATTTATATGAAGCCGCGCTTGCGGGAAGAGATATTTTCTGGGACCAGAATTATAAATACAATCTCACTGTGAGAAAAACTTTGGAAGCGATTGTTTCCACTTACAAGGGTGATAAAAAATCAGCCGACTGGAAAAAATTTATGGTGTATGCAAAGCGCGTATGGTTCTCGAATGGAATTCACCACCACTATGGAATGCAAAAATTTCTTCCTGAATGTTCGAAAGAATATTTTACAGAGCTGATTAAAAATTCCAGCGATATGGAGCTTCCTTTGGCGCCTCACGAAAAACTGGATGCGTTCATCGCGAAAATAATTCCCATCATTTTCGACCCGAATGTTGCCGCGAAAAAAGTCAACCTCGACACTAAATTCGATTTGGTGGAATCCTCGGCAACAAATTTTTACGAAGGCGTGAATGAAAAAGAAGTTACCGAGTTTTACAAATCAATGAACAAGCCCGATGATAAAACTCCTGTTTCCTACGGGCTGAATTCAAAAGTTACAAAAGTGGATGGAAAAGTGGTGGAGAAAGTTTGGAAAGTGGGTGGAATGTATTCGGGCGCGCTCGATAAAATTGTTTACTGGCTGGAAAAAGCAAGCGCCATAGCGGAAAATGACGCGCAGAAAAAAGCACTCACACTTCTCATCGAGTTTTATAAAACAGGCGACTTGAAAAAATTTGACGAGTATTCCATCGCGTGGGTTCACGATACGGAATCGGCAATTGATGTGGTGAATGGTTTCATTGAAGTGTATGGCGACCCGCTGGGAAGAAAAGGAAGTTTTGAATCCGTTGTGTCGGTAAAAGATTTTGAAGCGAGCAAACGCATTGCGGCAATTGGCGGACAGGCACAGTGGTTCGAAGATAATTCTCCGTTGAAGCCGGAACATAAAAAGAAAAACGTAAAAGGAATTTCCGCGAAAGTAATTCTCACGGTGGTTGAATCGGGGGAATCGGCTCCCACTACTCCGATTGGAATTAATCTTCCGAACGCAAACTGGATTCGCCAGCAGCACGGAAGCAAATCGGTGAACCTTGGAAATATTGTTTACGCATACGAAAAAGCAAAATCTCCTTCGCTGCTCGATGAGTTTTACATTAATCCCGAAATGAACAAGCGCGTGAAAGAATTTGGCGCGCTGGGTGGAGCGCTTCACACCGATATGCACGAAGTGATTGGTCACGCCTCTGGACAAATTAATCCGGGCGTTGGCGACCCGAGCGAAACGCTGAAAAATTATGCGAACGCTCTCGAAGAAGGGCGCGCGGATTTAGTTGCGCTCTATTATATTCTCGACAAAAAATTAATTGAGATTGGCGTGATGCCTTCGCTTGAAGTCGGAAAAGCGGAATACGATAATTATATCACGAACGGTTTGCTCGTGCAGCTCGCGCGGTTGAAATTAGGCGACAACATTGAAGAAGCGCATATGCGCAACCGGCAGATGATTGCCGCGTGGTGCTATGAAAAAGGAAAAAAAGATAATGTGATTGAACGGAAAAAATCTCCCGAAGGAAAAACTTATTTTGTGATTAACGATTACGAAAAACTCCGCACGCTCTTCGGGGAATTATTGAAAGAAGTGCAGCGCATAAAATCGGAAGGCGATTACAACGCTGGAAAAACTCTCATAGAGAATTACGGAGTGAAAGTGGATGCCGAACTTCACAAAGAAGTCCTTGACCGCTACAACAAAGTTGGAATTGCACCTTATGCGGGTTTCATCCAGCCGAAATTAATTCCAGTGATGAGCGGAGATAAAATCACCGATGTGAAAATTGAATATCCTTCTGACTTTGTACAGCAAATGCTGGAGTATGGGAAAAAATATTCACTACTGGCGGTGGTGAATTAG
- a CDS encoding enoyl-CoA hydratase/isomerase family protein, translating into MENGKAESKIENGIATISFFHPQSNSLSGAILRKLAYEITSAGNNSEAKVIILQSEGEKSFCAGASFDELMTIKNFEEGKKFFSGFSFVINAIRKVPKFVIVRVHGKAVGGGVGLASAGDYTLAVKDASIRLSELALGIGPFVVGPAVERKVGTSAFTALTINPTEWKDANWAREKGLYADIFSSVAELDNAVQSLAEKLSQSSPEAMAQLKKVMWEGTENWDTLLIERAEMSGRLVLSDFTKKYIEKFKANPRKAN; encoded by the coding sequence ATGGAGAACGGAAAAGCAGAATCAAAAATTGAAAACGGAATCGCAACGATTTCTTTTTTTCATCCGCAAAGCAATTCTCTGTCTGGAGCAATTCTTAGAAAACTGGCATATGAAATTACTTCCGCAGGAAATAATTCAGAAGCAAAAGTTATTATCTTGCAAAGCGAAGGAGAAAAATCTTTTTGTGCAGGAGCTTCATTTGACGAACTCATGACAATCAAGAATTTTGAAGAAGGGAAAAAATTCTTTTCCGGATTTTCTTTTGTGATTAACGCCATCCGCAAAGTTCCAAAGTTTGTAATTGTCCGCGTGCACGGAAAAGCTGTTGGAGGTGGAGTGGGGCTTGCTTCTGCTGGAGATTATACGTTAGCGGTGAAAGACGCTTCTATTCGTTTAAGCGAACTCGCTTTAGGAATTGGCCCGTTTGTAGTTGGTCCTGCAGTGGAAAGAAAAGTTGGAACATCGGCTTTCACTGCGCTCACAATAAATCCCACCGAATGGAAAGATGCAAACTGGGCTCGTGAAAAAGGATTGTATGCGGATATTTTTTCTTCCGTTGCTGAATTAGATAATGCGGTTCAATCTCTCGCGGAAAAACTTTCGCAAAGCAGTCCTGAAGCAATGGCTCAACTGAAAAAAGTTATGTGGGAAGGAACAGAAAACTGGGATACACTCCTCATCGAGCGCGCGGAAATGAGCGGGCGTTTGGTTCTTTCGGACTTTACGAAAAAGTATATTGAGAAGTTCAAAGCAAATCCTCGAAAAGCGAATTAG
- a CDS encoding DUF4188 domain-containing protein, with amino-acid sequence MWLKGAPPEKDYYAVIFISTKEEDLTGYYEMDNKLMELAQTQIGFLGWENVKKDNQSIFISYWENMEAINNWRINSTHLTAKAQVSKWYKRYLSQICKVEHSKLFEK; translated from the coding sequence ATGTGGCTCAAAGGCGCTCCTCCTGAAAAAGATTATTACGCAGTGATTTTTATTTCTACCAAAGAAGAAGATTTAACTGGCTACTATGAAATGGACAATAAGCTAATGGAGCTTGCGCAAACACAAATTGGATTTTTAGGATGGGAAAATGTGAAGAAGGATAATCAAAGTATTTTTATTTCTTACTGGGAAAATATGGAAGCGATAAATAACTGGAGAATAAACTCCACGCACTTAACTGCCAAAGCGCAAGTGAGCAAATGGTATAAAAGATATTTAAGCCAGATTTGCAAAGTGGAACATTCAAAACTTTTTGAAAAATAA
- a CDS encoding endonuclease III, with the protein MKINWHEAVQPLIKKYKGKKHPLDYKNLYQLVVMVILSAQDSDRHINQVAIPLFEAFLDIPSLARADEQMLHKYISGVRNFGNKTKWLMNLAKTVKEDKNIPLTMDGLTALTGIGRKSANVIMRETGKKAEGVIVDLHVVRVAPRLGIATGTDPKKIEKQIMETLPEKDWREIGMAISFLGREICRPTNPKHEECVMKEVCGYYKEVKKKS; encoded by the coding sequence ATGAAAATTAACTGGCACGAAGCGGTTCAGCCGCTCATTAAAAAATACAAAGGCAAAAAACATCCGCTCGATTACAAAAATTTGTATCAACTGGTGGTGATGGTGATTCTATCCGCGCAGGATTCTGACCGGCATATAAATCAGGTTGCGATTCCGCTCTTCGAAGCATTTCTAGATATACCTTCGCTGGCGAGAGCTGATGAGCAAATGCTTCATAAATATATTTCAGGCGTTAGAAATTTTGGAAACAAAACCAAGTGGCTGATGAATCTTGCAAAGACAGTAAAAGAAGACAAAAATATTCCTCTGACAATGGATGGATTGACAGCACTCACAGGCATCGGAAGAAAATCCGCAAACGTAATTATGCGCGAGACAGGAAAGAAAGCCGAAGGCGTGATTGTGGATTTACACGTTGTAAGAGTTGCACCGCGTTTAGGAATCGCTACTGGCACTGATCCGAAGAAAATTGAAAAGCAAATTATGGAAACACTTCCTGAAAAAGATTGGAGAGAAATTGGAATGGCGATTTCATTTTTAGGAAGAGAAATTTGCAGACCGACAAATCCGAAACACGAAGAGTGTGTGATGAAAGAAGTGTGCGGGTATTACAAAGAAGTGAAAAAGAAAAGTTAA